One segment of Oscillospiraceae bacterium MB08-C2-2 DNA contains the following:
- a CDS encoding energy-coupling factor transporter ATPase: MAIIKTENLTYIYSAGTPFERAAIQDINLEIQKGDFVGLIGHTGSGKSTLIQHFNGLLAPASGKIYIDGEDIWAKPKEIRRFRFKVGLVFQYPEYQLFEETVYKDIAFGPLNMGLSSQEVDDRIRRAAHFVELSPELFEKSPFELSGGQKRRVALAGVLAMEPDILVLDEPTAGLDPKGRDTILTEIQRYHEQRGTTVVLVSHSMEDIARFAKKVLVMRDAQISYFEDVSQVFTHAAQLEEMGLTVPQVTRIFGELHRRGFAVEPNTYTIEQAKAQLLALMQSKGEVK; this comes from the coding sequence TTGGCCATCATCAAGACAGAAAACTTAACCTATATCTATTCGGCTGGAACCCCCTTTGAAAGGGCGGCGATCCAAGACATTAACCTTGAAATACAAAAAGGGGATTTTGTCGGCCTTATTGGGCATACTGGCTCGGGTAAATCCACCCTGATTCAGCATTTTAACGGGCTTTTGGCTCCGGCCTCCGGTAAAATCTACATCGATGGGGAGGATATCTGGGCAAAGCCCAAAGAAATCCGCCGCTTTCGCTTCAAGGTGGGGCTGGTTTTTCAGTACCCCGAATACCAGCTTTTTGAAGAAACCGTCTACAAGGATATTGCCTTCGGCCCTCTGAATATGGGGCTCTCTTCTCAGGAGGTGGATGACCGTATCCGCCGGGCGGCCCATTTTGTGGAGCTTTCCCCGGAGCTGTTTGAAAAATCCCCCTTTGAGCTTTCCGGCGGTCAAAAGCGCCGGGTAGCACTGGCAGGGGTTCTGGCCATGGAGCCGGATATTCTGGTGTTGGACGAGCCCACTGCCGGCCTTGACCCAAAAGGGCGGGATACCATTCTCACCGAGATTCAGCGGTATCATGAGCAGAGGGGCACCACCGTTGTGTTGGTTTCCCACTCCATGGAGGATATTGCCCGCTTTGCCAAAAAGGTGCTGGTTATGCGGGATGCGCAGATCAGCTATTTTGAGGATGTCAGCCAAGTGTTTACCCACGCCGCCCAGTTGGAGGAAATGGGGCTTACCGTTCCGCAGGTTACCCGCATATTCGGTGAGCTGCACCGGCGGGGCTTTGCCGTGGAGCCCAATACCTATACCATTGAGCAGGCCAAGGCACAGCTTCTGGCGCTCATGCAATCCAAAGGGGAGGTGAAGTAA